A section of the Bryobacteraceae bacterium genome encodes:
- the pheT gene encoding phenylalanine--tRNA ligase beta subunit: MKFSYNWLRELVPGLEASPRDLARLITMKTAECEGVEPYAPWMQAVVAARVESVEPMSGSHNVKAVVDAGPEYGRRTVVCGAPNCRPGLLTAFVPPGVTVAGGKHVRTVLIQGVESQGMLASGAELGLNRDSSGILELEAAEPGAPVPGCPVDHIIEVDNKSLTHRPDLWGHVGMAREVAAITSLRLADPVHEELIPTGEPAWRVDIRDFDLCPRYSALVFENVTVGPSPLWLQARLEAIGLNPISNIVDVTNYVMAELAEPMHAFDADLLHGNTIIVRRAEEGEELEALNGETYRLSPSNLVIADGRGAVALAGVIGGAGSAIRESTRRIVLESANFDAASIRRTSAALKIRTDASMRFEKAQDPANTVRALARAVELFQLVSPGIRLTGGLVDSWRRAPEPKPIELDIEWLERRLGRPIGEDEVRRILESLSFGVEEPRPRVFLVRVPSWRATKDISIKEDLLEEVGRMVGYDTVPPAAPLLPARRPWVNEERLFHHAVRQMAAAQGFIEVYNYSFISEEMAARFGFAPEEHLRVANPISVEQSLLRRSLLPGIHKNILDNSRFFPSFRLFEIGNEIHKREGKELPREVPHLAAAIYSRGDGREAFFELKRLAECLMPGCETRPAEARPYEHPARAGEIIWRGKTLGRLFELHPRLVEQGRATVLDVDLDVMFALGPLPKKYTPPRRYPASEFDLSVVAGLRVHCAELAARIRDAAGPMCERVQYLYSYQGKPLPEDRQSLTYRITLGAPDHTLSSEEVAAVRAAIIAALEAAGFGIRQ; this comes from the coding sequence GTGAAGTTCTCTTATAACTGGCTTCGCGAGCTTGTGCCCGGACTTGAGGCGTCGCCGCGCGACCTGGCGCGGCTGATTACGATGAAAACCGCCGAATGCGAGGGCGTCGAACCATACGCCCCGTGGATGCAGGCGGTGGTGGCGGCGCGCGTGGAAAGCGTCGAGCCGATGTCTGGCTCGCACAACGTGAAGGCGGTGGTCGATGCGGGGCCGGAATACGGCCGCCGCACGGTGGTCTGCGGCGCCCCCAACTGCCGCCCCGGGCTGCTGACGGCCTTCGTGCCGCCAGGTGTCACCGTCGCCGGGGGAAAACATGTCCGCACGGTTTTGATTCAAGGCGTCGAAAGCCAGGGGATGCTCGCATCAGGGGCGGAGCTCGGTCTGAACCGCGACAGCTCAGGCATTCTGGAACTGGAGGCAGCCGAGCCGGGCGCGCCCGTCCCCGGCTGTCCCGTGGATCACATCATCGAGGTCGACAACAAGAGCCTGACGCACCGGCCGGACCTGTGGGGCCACGTCGGCATGGCGCGCGAGGTGGCAGCCATCACATCGCTGCGGCTGGCCGACCCGGTGCACGAGGAGCTCATCCCGACCGGCGAGCCCGCCTGGCGCGTCGACATCCGCGACTTTGACCTGTGCCCGCGCTATTCGGCGCTCGTTTTTGAAAACGTCACCGTCGGCCCGTCGCCGCTGTGGTTGCAGGCGCGGCTGGAAGCGATCGGGCTGAACCCGATCTCGAATATTGTTGACGTCACCAACTACGTCATGGCGGAGCTGGCCGAGCCGATGCACGCCTTCGACGCCGACCTCCTCCACGGCAACACGATCATCGTCCGGCGCGCCGAAGAAGGCGAGGAGCTGGAGGCCCTGAACGGCGAAACTTACCGCCTTTCGCCCTCGAACCTGGTCATCGCCGACGGGCGCGGCGCGGTGGCGCTGGCCGGCGTGATCGGCGGCGCGGGATCGGCCATCCGCGAGTCGACCCGGAGAATCGTTCTCGAAAGCGCGAACTTCGACGCCGCCTCCATCCGGCGCACCTCGGCGGCGCTGAAGATCCGCACGGACGCTTCCATGCGCTTCGAAAAGGCGCAGGACCCGGCCAACACGGTGCGGGCGCTGGCCCGCGCCGTGGAGCTCTTCCAGCTCGTCTCGCCGGGCATCCGGCTGACGGGCGGGCTGGTGGACTCCTGGCGGCGCGCCCCGGAACCGAAGCCGATCGAGCTCGACATCGAATGGCTCGAGCGGCGGCTCGGCCGTCCCATCGGGGAGGACGAAGTGCGGCGCATCCTCGAATCGCTCTCCTTTGGCGTGGAGGAGCCGCGCCCCAGGGTGTTTCTGGTGCGCGTGCCGAGCTGGCGCGCCACCAAAGACATCTCGATCAAAGAGGACCTGCTCGAGGAAGTGGGCCGCATGGTGGGCTACGATACGGTGCCGCCCGCGGCCCCGCTGCTGCCGGCGCGGCGGCCGTGGGTGAACGAGGAGCGGCTGTTCCACCACGCGGTGCGTCAGATGGCGGCGGCGCAGGGCTTCATCGAGGTCTACAACTATTCGTTCATCAGCGAGGAGATGGCCGCGCGGTTCGGGTTCGCGCCGGAAGAGCACCTGCGCGTGGCCAATCCGATCTCGGTGGAGCAGAGCCTGCTGCGCAGGAGCCTGCTGCCGGGCATCCACAAAAACATTTTGGACAACTCGCGTTTTTTTCCTTCTTTCCGCCTCTTCGAAATCGGCAACGAGATCCACAAACGCGAAGGCAAAGAGCTGCCGCGGGAGGTCCCGCACCTGGCGGCCGCCATCTACAGCCGCGGCGACGGCCGGGAAGCCTTCTTCGAGCTGAAGCGCCTGGCCGAATGCCTGATGCCCGGCTGCGAGACGCGGCCGGCCGAAGCGCGCCCGTATGAACACCCGGCGCGCGCGGGCGAGATCATCTGGCGGGGAAAGACACTTGGGCGCCTGTTCGAGCTGCATCCGCGGCTGGTGGAGCAGGGGCGGGCCACGGTGCTCGACGTAGACCTCGACGTGATGTTCGCCCTGGGGCCGTTGCCGAAGAAATACACGCCGCCGCGGCGCTATCCGGCCAGCGAGTTCGACCTCTCGGTGGTGGCCGGCCTCCGCGTCCACTGCGCCGAACTGGCGGCGCGCATCCGCGACGCCGCCGGCCCGATGTGCGAGCGCGTGCAGTATCTGTATTCCTATCAGGGCAAGCCGCTGCCCGAGGACCGGCAGAGCCTCACCTACCGCATCACGCTGGGCGCGCCGGACCACACGCTGTCGAGCGAGGAGGTGGCGGCCGTGCGTGCGGCGATCATCGCCGCCCTGGAAGCGGCGGGGTTCGGCATCCGGCAGTAG
- the pheS gene encoding phenylalanine--tRNA ligase alpha subunit, with the protein MLDSTLSEIEARAVSAIEAAADAASLEEARVEFLGRKGALAQIGREMGRLPAEERARVGRLLNAVKQTLEERFEKKKAWFEEQALRARLDAEWLDVTLPAPGVRPGALHPLTQIQKELEDVFTSLGFAVVDGPEVETEWHNFDALNIPPTHPARDAQDTFWLENGLLLRTHTSPVQVRAMERFGAPLRIIAPGRVFRNEEVDASHEHTFYQLEGMMVDRDVSIGHMLYFMKTLLEAVFRREVTVRLRPGFFPFVEPGFELDIQCLLCGGQGCPVCKQSGWVELLPCGLVHPNVLRAGGIDPDAWNGFAFGLGLTRLVMMRYGIDDIRLLQSGDLRFLQQF; encoded by the coding sequence ATGCTGGATTCCACGCTATCGGAGATCGAAGCGCGTGCCGTGTCGGCCATTGAAGCGGCCGCCGATGCGGCGTCGCTGGAAGAAGCGCGCGTCGAATTCCTCGGCCGCAAGGGCGCGCTGGCGCAGATCGGCCGGGAAATGGGCCGGCTTCCGGCCGAAGAACGGGCGCGCGTCGGCCGGCTGCTGAATGCGGTGAAACAGACGCTGGAAGAGCGTTTCGAAAAGAAAAAGGCGTGGTTCGAGGAACAGGCCCTGCGGGCGCGGCTCGACGCCGAGTGGCTCGACGTGACGCTGCCCGCGCCCGGCGTGCGGCCCGGCGCGCTTCATCCGCTGACGCAGATCCAGAAGGAGCTCGAGGACGTTTTCACCAGCCTCGGCTTTGCCGTCGTTGACGGCCCCGAAGTCGAAACCGAGTGGCACAATTTTGACGCGCTGAACATCCCGCCCACGCACCCCGCGCGCGACGCGCAGGACACCTTCTGGCTGGAAAACGGGCTGCTGCTGCGGACGCACACCTCGCCCGTGCAGGTGCGCGCGATGGAGCGCTTCGGCGCGCCGCTGCGCATCATCGCCCCGGGGCGCGTCTTCCGCAATGAAGAAGTGGACGCCAGCCACGAGCACACCTTCTACCAGCTCGAAGGCATGATGGTGGACCGCGACGTCAGCATCGGCCACATGCTCTACTTCATGAAGACGCTGCTCGAGGCCGTCTTTCGCCGCGAGGTGACGGTGCGGCTGCGGCCAGGCTTCTTTCCCTTCGTCGAGCCGGGCTTCGAGCTCGACATCCAGTGTCTGCTGTGCGGCGGGCAGGGCTGCCCGGTGTGCAAGCAGAGCGGCTGGGTGGAGCTGCTGCCCTGCGGCCTGGTGCATCCCAACGTGTTGCGCGCCGGCGGCATTGACCCGGACGCGTGGAACGGCTTCGCCTTCGGGCTTGGGCTGACGCGGCTGGTGATGATGCGCTACGGAATCGACGACATCCGGCTGTTGCAGTCAGGCGACCTGCGCTTCCTCCAGCAGTTCTAG
- the manC gene encoding mannose-1-phosphate guanylyltransferase: protein MVSRTSHHRHALILAGGRGTRFWPRSRRAAAKQVLDLTGEGPLIQLTVRRLAPLVDPSRIWVLTSRELRPAIRRLLADVPARQILAEPAGRNTAPAIGLAAKIMLDADPKAVMGVFPADHHIGRAAAFRRLAAAAWEEAARGRMVLLGIEPRWPETGYGYIEFPPDSLRPGSLRPAPVLRFREKPDLETARKYVESGNFLWNAGIFFWPAALYLEHLRRCLPRTAGLIDSLPRFGSRDFSKKLSEIFPQCDNISVDYAVLEKTPGISGFAAGDIGWSDLGSFNAVYELLAKDSAGNAARGELLALDARGNYADAPGKLVALLGVDDLIVVDTPDALLVTRREQAQRVGELVKALEAKGLDRLL, encoded by the coding sequence ATGGTGTCCCGAACAAGTCATCACCGCCATGCCCTGATCCTGGCCGGAGGACGGGGAACACGCTTCTGGCCGCGGAGCCGCCGGGCTGCGGCCAAGCAGGTGCTGGATCTCACCGGCGAGGGCCCGCTGATACAGCTCACCGTGCGGCGGCTGGCGCCGCTGGTGGATCCTTCGCGCATCTGGGTGCTCACTTCCCGCGAGCTGCGCCCGGCCATCCGCCGCCTGCTCGCGGACGTGCCCGCACGGCAGATTCTGGCCGAGCCTGCCGGTCGCAACACCGCGCCGGCCATCGGCCTGGCGGCAAAGATCATGCTCGATGCCGACCCGAAGGCCGTGATGGGCGTCTTTCCGGCGGACCACCATATCGGCCGAGCCGCCGCCTTCCGGCGGCTGGCCGCGGCGGCCTGGGAAGAGGCCGCGCGGGGCCGCATGGTGCTGCTGGGCATCGAGCCCCGGTGGCCGGAGACCGGCTATGGGTACATCGAATTCCCCCCGGACTCGCTCCGGCCGGGCTCGCTCAGGCCCGCCCCGGTGCTCCGCTTCCGTGAAAAACCGGACCTGGAAACGGCGAGGAAATACGTGGAGTCCGGGAATTTTCTCTGGAACGCCGGCATTTTCTTCTGGCCAGCCGCCCTGTATCTGGAGCATCTGCGCCGATGCCTGCCGCGCACAGCCGGCCTGATTGATTCACTTCCGCGCTTCGGATCCCGCGATTTTTCGAAAAAATTAAGCGAGATTTTTCCGCAGTGCGACAATATTTCCGTCGATTACGCGGTGCTTGAAAAGACGCCCGGCATCTCCGGCTTCGCCGCCGGCGACATCGGCTGGAGCGATCTGGGCAGCTTCAACGCCGTTTACGAGCTGCTCGCCAAGGACAGCGCGGGCAACGCCGCGCGCGGCGAGCTGCTGGCGCTGGACGCCCGGGGCAATTATGCTGATGCGCCCGGCAAACTGGTGGCGCTCTTGGGCGTCGATGACCTGATCGTCGTCGACACGCCGGACGCGCTGCTGGTGACGCGGCGCGAACAGGCGCAGCGCGTGGGCGAGCTGGTAAAGGCGCTGGAGGCAAAGGGCCTCGACCGTCTGCTGTGA
- the ssb-2 gene encoding single-stranded DNA-binding protein: MANRSVNKVILIGHLGRDAETRYTPTGVPVTRFTLATNRRVKDPNTGEWRDETDWHNVAVWRQDNLAQYLTKGKQVYVEGRLQTRSYEDREGQKRYITEVVADEVFLLGSRGDAAAAGDYSEGSERPAAPPKPRPEPSREEPDLSGPITDDDVPF; this comes from the coding sequence ATGGCCAACCGCAGCGTCAATAAGGTCATCCTCATCGGCCATCTCGGCCGCGACGCCGAGACCCGCTACACGCCCACCGGCGTGCCGGTCACGCGCTTCACTCTCGCTACGAACCGCCGGGTGAAGGACCCGAACACCGGCGAATGGAGGGACGAGACCGACTGGCACAACGTGGCCGTCTGGCGCCAGGACAATCTCGCGCAGTACCTCACAAAGGGCAAACAGGTTTACGTGGAAGGGCGGCTTCAGACGCGCTCGTACGAGGATCGGGAGGGGCAGAAACGCTACATCACGGAAGTCGTCGCTGACGAAGTGTTCCTGCTGGGCTCGCGCGGCGACGCAGCCGCAGCCGGCGATTATTCCGAAGGCAGCGAACGCCCTGCGGCGCCGCCGAAGCCGCGCCCGGAGCCCTCGCGCGAAGAACCCGACCTCTCCGGCCCCATCACTGACGACGACGTTCCGTTCTGA
- a CDS encoding peptidase has product MTQAGFSGWVRRIASQRWTATATALLAAALVIVAGAAFTARVTSARSQAAAPDATPITIPPVAKLGNDFTRIAQLLEPSVVYITSEYKIRPTQRRRTPQPDEDEDQGDNVIPGPFRRFFQSPFGDIPVPRRQEGTGSGFIVDRNGYIMTNLHVVKDATAIKVRLTGDSTEYKARLIGSDPELDIAVIKIDAGRPLQPVKVANSDSVQVGDWAIAIGAPFGLETTVTVGIVSALGRDLATPQQFQRFIQTDAAINPGNSGGPLVNIRGEVIGVNTMIATRSGGYEGIGFALPINTAVKSYNQIIRNGRVIRGSIGIRFPRDEDQMKNTLKALGFDHGVIVESVAPGGPAERAGLKADDVILALNGQSVRDGNDLVTRISEMPVGSEAVLELDRAGKRMTLKVPIEERDKVFKEDLAALGGGREMVDSEDRGAESSARFGIGIRPLTEERRKQLGFTESGGVEVTVVEEDSFAEDIGMRVGDIIVSINRQPVASFEDVKRIQSGLKRGDAVAFKVMRPVPGQTRGQRQWTGVYLSGVLPK; this is encoded by the coding sequence ATGACACAGGCAGGTTTTTCCGGCTGGGTGCGGCGCATCGCATCCCAAAGATGGACGGCCACGGCGACCGCCCTGCTGGCCGCCGCGTTGGTCATTGTCGCGGGCGCGGCATTCACCGCGCGCGTGACCTCGGCGCGAAGCCAGGCGGCAGCGCCGGACGCCACCCCCATCACGATTCCCCCGGTGGCGAAACTCGGCAACGATTTCACGCGCATCGCGCAGTTGCTGGAGCCGTCCGTCGTCTATATCACCTCGGAATACAAGATCCGGCCCACGCAACGCCGGCGAACCCCGCAACCCGACGAGGACGAGGATCAGGGGGACAACGTCATCCCCGGCCCGTTCCGCCGCTTCTTCCAGTCGCCGTTCGGCGACATCCCGGTGCCGCGCCGGCAGGAGGGCACGGGCTCCGGCTTCATCGTGGACCGCAACGGCTATATCATGACGAACCTGCACGTGGTCAAGGACGCCACCGCGATCAAGGTGCGCCTCACCGGCGATTCCACCGAGTACAAGGCAAGGCTGATCGGCTCGGATCCCGAGCTCGACATCGCGGTCATCAAGATTGACGCCGGGCGGCCCCTGCAACCGGTGAAGGTCGCCAACAGCGACAGCGTGCAGGTGGGCGACTGGGCCATCGCCATCGGCGCGCCCTTCGGGCTGGAGACGACGGTGACGGTGGGCATCGTCTCCGCGCTGGGCCGCGACCTGGCCACGCCGCAGCAGTTCCAGCGCTTCATTCAGACCGACGCTGCCATCAATCCGGGCAACAGCGGCGGGCCGCTGGTCAACATCCGCGGCGAAGTGATCGGCGTCAACACAATGATCGCCACCCGCAGCGGCGGCTATGAGGGCATCGGCTTTGCGCTGCCCATCAATACGGCGGTGAAGTCCTACAACCAGATCATCCGCAACGGCCGGGTGATCCGCGGCTCCATCGGCATCCGCTTCCCGCGCGACGAGGACCAGATGAAGAACACGCTCAAGGCGCTGGGCTTCGACCACGGCGTCATCGTCGAAAGCGTGGCGCCGGGCGGCCCGGCCGAACGCGCCGGCCTCAAGGCCGACGATGTGATCCTCGCGCTAAACGGCCAGTCGGTCAGGGACGGCAACGATCTGGTGACGCGGATCTCCGAGATGCCGGTCGGCTCGGAGGCCGTGCTCGAACTTGACCGCGCCGGCAAACGGATGACGCTGAAAGTCCCCATCGAGGAGCGCGACAAGGTCTTCAAGGAGGATCTGGCCGCGCTGGGCGGAGGCCGGGAGATGGTGGACTCCGAAGACAGGGGTGCTGAAAGCTCGGCCCGCTTCGGCATCGGCATCCGCCCGCTGACCGAAGAGCGCCGCAAACAGCTTGGCTTTACCGAATCGGGCGGCGTCGAGGTCACCGTGGTGGAAGAGGACTCCTTCGCCGAAGACATTGGCATGCGCGTCGGAGACATCATCGTGAGCATCAATCGCCAGCCGGTGGCCTCGTTTGAGGACGTCAAACGCATCCAGTCCGGGCTGAAGCGCGGCGACGCGGTCGCGTTCAAGGTCATGCGGCCGGTGCCGGGCCAGACGCGCGGCCAGCGGCAGTGGACGGGCGTGTATCTGTCCGGCGTACTGCCGAAATAA
- a CDS encoding transporter produces the protein MSGHPQRVRAELALAGVAFLWGTTFVIVKSALEDVSTFLFLALRFTLASLLLAFWLRRRIARRTPVHWRGGALCGLLLFAGYALQTAGLRWTTASNSAFITGLYVVLVPLLASLVYRNRPRLAELGGAALATAGTAMMSGGMPAQWNRGDLLTAGCAAAFAGHILAVERYSRRMDFERLSLMQIAAVAALSWAGAALLEPARILWTPRVWCALLATSVLATAVSFVLYTWAQGHTSAARAALIFALEPVFAGLVAWAAGDRWTASSLAGAALILAAIVLVELKPAVGAQHPEHGA, from the coding sequence ATGAGCGGGCATCCGCAACGGGTCCGTGCCGAGCTCGCCCTGGCCGGCGTCGCCTTCCTCTGGGGAACCACATTCGTCATCGTCAAGAGCGCGCTCGAGGACGTCTCGACGTTCCTGTTTCTCGCGCTCCGTTTCACGCTCGCCAGCCTTCTGCTCGCTTTCTGGCTGCGCCGCCGGATTGCACGCCGCACGCCGGTTCACTGGCGCGGCGGCGCGCTGTGCGGCCTGCTGCTGTTTGCCGGCTACGCTCTTCAGACGGCCGGGCTGCGCTGGACGACCGCGTCCAACTCGGCCTTCATCACCGGACTGTACGTGGTGCTGGTACCTTTGCTCGCCTCGCTCGTCTACAGAAACAGACCCCGCCTGGCGGAGCTGGGCGGGGCGGCGCTGGCAACGGCGGGCACGGCGATGATGAGCGGCGGCATGCCCGCGCAGTGGAACCGGGGCGACCTGCTCACGGCCGGCTGCGCGGCGGCCTTCGCCGGCCACATCCTCGCCGTGGAACGGTATTCGCGGCGGATGGATTTCGAACGGCTGAGCCTGATGCAGATCGCGGCGGTGGCCGCGCTGTCCTGGGCGGGGGCGGCCCTGTTGGAGCCGGCCCGCATCTTGTGGACCCCAAGGGTCTGGTGCGCGCTGCTGGCGACGAGCGTACTGGCCACGGCCGTTTCTTTCGTGCTCTATACTTGGGCACAGGGACACACGTCAGCGGCGCGGGCGGCGCTCATCTTTGCGCTCGAGCCGGTCTTTGCAGGCCTGGTGGCCTGGGCGGCCGGGGACAGGTGGACGGCGTCCTCGCTGGCCGGCGCGGCCCTGATCCTCGCCGCCATCGTGCTGGTGGAGCTGAAACCCGCCGTCGGCGCGCAACATCCAGAACATGGGGCTTGA
- a CDS encoding peptidase M20, with protein sequence MPGPFELAARKKSPPAAVPPAANAQVEDVASRPAMAGLLKWFARNRQWIDEQHLALCRIPAPTFQEGARAAAVAAMLESFGWNAKIDRAGNVTATLPAARPGPVVALTAHLDTVLAPRRPEEIRLEANGTFTGPGVSDNGAGLAALVALGRALAENPGAMRSAQLLLVANVGEEGDGNLSGMRYLCQQSPWAERLQALVVMDGPDVSHVTAVALASRRFEIVISGAGGHSWSDRGMANPVHALARAIACFCDDRSAAPPAAPSSWNFGVIEGGTTVNAIPASARVKVDLRSHSPAVLDGLAAALESAFERAARHENETARSGRISVRIRETGSRPGGALAPDSPLLEVVRSVDAFLAIRSELDCASTDANVPLSMGLPAISIGAGGSGGGAHTPAEWYSPEGRELGLRRIALLVALLLENLPRP encoded by the coding sequence ATGCCCGGCCCCTTCGAACTGGCCGCCAGGAAGAAATCCCCTCCCGCCGCCGTGCCGCCCGCCGCCAACGCGCAGGTGGAGGACGTGGCCTCGCGTCCGGCCATGGCCGGCCTGCTGAAGTGGTTTGCGCGCAACCGGCAGTGGATCGACGAGCAGCACCTGGCGCTGTGCCGCATTCCGGCGCCGACGTTTCAGGAGGGCGCCCGCGCGGCGGCCGTGGCTGCCATGCTTGAGTCGTTCGGCTGGAACGCGAAGATCGACCGTGCCGGCAACGTCACCGCCACGCTGCCTGCCGCCAGGCCCGGGCCGGTGGTGGCGTTGACGGCGCACCTCGATACGGTGCTTGCGCCGCGCCGCCCGGAGGAGATCCGGCTGGAGGCCAACGGAACCTTCACCGGCCCGGGAGTTTCCGACAATGGCGCCGGCCTGGCGGCGCTGGTCGCGCTGGGGCGCGCGCTGGCTGAAAACCCGGGCGCAATGCGCTCCGCGCAGCTTCTTCTGGTGGCCAACGTCGGCGAGGAGGGCGACGGCAATCTGAGCGGGATGCGGTATCTCTGTCAGCAATCGCCGTGGGCCGAGCGGCTCCAGGCGCTGGTCGTGATGGACGGGCCCGACGTGAGCCATGTGACGGCCGTGGCGCTGGCCTCGCGCCGCTTCGAAATCGTGATCAGCGGGGCCGGGGGCCATAGCTGGTCCGACCGCGGCATGGCCAACCCGGTGCATGCGCTGGCCCGCGCCATTGCGTGTTTCTGCGATGATCGCTCCGCCGCGCCCCCGGCGGCGCCGAGCAGCTGGAATTTTGGCGTGATTGAAGGCGGCACGACGGTGAATGCGATCCCCGCCTCGGCGCGCGTCAAGGTGGATCTGCGCAGCCATAGCCCGGCCGTCCTCGATGGGCTGGCCGCGGCGCTTGAGTCCGCCTTTGAAAGGGCCGCCCGCCACGAGAACGAGACAGCGCGCTCGGGCCGCATCAGTGTGCGCATCCGGGAAACCGGCTCGCGGCCCGGGGGAGCGCTGGCGCCGGACAGCCCGCTGCTCGAAGTGGTTCGCAGCGTGGACGCATTCCTCGCCATCCGCAGCGAACTGGACTGCGCCTCCACCGACGCCAACGTGCCGCTGTCGATGGGACTGCCCGCCATCTCGATCGGCGCCGGCGGCAGCGGCGGCGGCGCCCACACGCCCGCCGAGTGGTACTCGCCCGAGGGGCGCGAACTCGGCCTGCGCCGCATCGCCCTGCTCGTCGCCCTGCTGCTGGAGAATCTGCCCCGGCCATGA
- a CDS encoding flagellar motor stator protein MotA, translating to MYIIIGAIIVLGSIIGGYLLEHGNLHVLFQPAELVIIGGAALGTIFIANPLHTIIGIFKGLIQALKGSPYNAAFYLEQLKLLNDVFVYARKHGMAKLESDLDEPEKSQVFSKYPKFLADHHALHFFCDTVRMAISGGVGPLELDQLMELDIEVHHHEGGEPVAALTSVADSLPGLGIVAAVLGVVITMGSIGGPPEEVGHKVAAALVGTFLGILMCYGFFGPLASNMSKINEAHGQYLNVLRMGVLAFIKGMPPSLAVEFARRTIPPHLRPSFKETEATLKGAAKAAA from the coding sequence ATGTATATCATCATCGGCGCCATCATCGTCCTTGGTTCCATCATCGGCGGCTATCTGCTCGAGCACGGAAATCTGCATGTGCTTTTCCAGCCGGCCGAGCTGGTCATCATTGGCGGCGCGGCGCTGGGAACGATCTTCATCGCCAACCCGCTGCACACGATCATTGGCATCTTCAAGGGGCTGATTCAGGCGCTGAAAGGGTCGCCATACAATGCGGCGTTTTATCTGGAGCAGCTCAAGCTGCTGAACGACGTTTTCGTCTACGCCCGCAAGCATGGAATGGCAAAACTGGAATCCGACCTCGACGAGCCGGAAAAGAGCCAGGTTTTCAGCAAATATCCGAAATTTCTTGCCGACCACCATGCGCTGCATTTTTTCTGTGACACGGTGCGGATGGCGATTTCCGGCGGTGTGGGCCCTCTCGAGCTGGACCAGTTGATGGAGCTCGACATCGAAGTGCACCACCACGAGGGCGGGGAGCCGGTGGCGGCGCTGACGAGCGTGGCCGATTCGCTGCCGGGCCTCGGCATTGTCGCCGCCGTGCTTGGCGTGGTGATCACGATGGGCTCCATCGGCGGGCCGCCCGAGGAGGTGGGCCACAAGGTGGCGGCGGCGCTGGTCGGCACCTTCCTCGGGATTCTCATGTGCTATGGGTTTTTCGGCCCGCTGGCATCGAATATGAGCAAGATCAACGAGGCGCACGGGCAATACCTGAACGTGTTGCGCATGGGCGTGCTGGCGTTCATCAAGGGCATGCCGCCGTCGCTGGCGGTGGAGTTCGCCCGGCGCACCATCCCGCCGCACCTGCGGCCTTCGTTCAAGGAAACTGAGGCGACACTGAAGGGCGCCGCCAAGGCGGCTGCCTGA
- a CDS encoding chemotaxis protein MotB, giving the protein MATQSSPAPVIVIRKKKGGHGGHHGGAWKVAYADFVTAMMALFIVLWLLSSDEKVRKAVGGYFQDPTGKGNLMGTTMSGAGEGLLLSQDDMSKLKEKLEQAMRELPQFEQMKKNIEVTVTSEGLRIELLEKEGGMFFESGNARPTAKGTELIRMLGEQLKTIPNKLLVEGHTDAKPYSADHGYTNWELSADRANSARRLLEDSGVPPERIAQIRGFADQKLRNPKDPFDPANRRVSVLVQYREPQEIKTPPSNQKQEHKANTH; this is encoded by the coding sequence ATGGCCACACAGTCGAGTCCCGCGCCGGTCATCGTCATCCGCAAGAAGAAGGGCGGACACGGAGGCCATCACGGCGGCGCCTGGAAGGTGGCCTACGCCGACTTCGTCACCGCGATGATGGCGCTGTTCATCGTGCTCTGGCTGCTGTCGAGCGACGAGAAGGTCCGCAAGGCCGTCGGCGGCTATTTCCAGGACCCGACAGGCAAGGGCAACCTGATGGGCACGACGATGAGCGGAGCCGGCGAGGGCCTGCTGCTGTCGCAGGACGACATGAGCAAGCTCAAGGAAAAACTCGAGCAGGCCATGCGCGAGCTGCCGCAGTTTGAGCAGATGAAAAAGAACATTGAAGTGACGGTCACCAGCGAAGGGCTCCGAATTGAGCTTCTTGAAAAGGAAGGCGGGATGTTTTTCGAAAGCGGCAACGCCAGGCCCACCGCCAAGGGCACCGAGCTGATCCGCATGCTCGGCGAACAGCTCAAAACGATTCCCAACAAGTTGCTTGTCGAAGGACACACCGACGCCAAGCCCTACTCGGCCGACCACGGCTACACCAACTGGGAGCTCTCGGCCGACCGCGCCAATAGCGCCCGGCGCCTGCTCGAAGACAGCGGCGTGCCGCCCGAGCGCATCGCCCAGATCCGCGGCTTCGCCGATCAGAAGCTGCGCAACCCGAAAGACCCCTTCGATCCCGCCAACCGCCGCGTCTCCGTTCTAGTCCAGTACCGCGAGCCGCAGGAAATCAAGACGCCGCCATCAAACCAGAAGCAGGAGCACAAAGCGAACACCCATTGA